A single Harpia harpyja isolate bHarHar1 chromosome 6, bHarHar1 primary haplotype, whole genome shotgun sequence DNA region contains:
- the ASCL4 gene encoding achaete-scute homolog 4 has translation MDSNKDDDGLLNRIAFPGAMSLANSHVHPHGVPLREPFGVPFHLDPSYWEQAYRGHTGRISYIPFPGYMGIYDYSFEPAFIRKRNERERQRVRCVNEGYTRLREHLPKEFADKRLSKVETLRAAISYIKHLQSLLDCHPLGSNSKETLSAKELPEAPSPGPLRECNSDGESKTSSASSPYSEFEETGS, from the coding sequence atggaCAGCAATAAAGATGATGATGGACTATTGAACCGTATTGCATTTCCAGGAGCTATGTCCCTGGCTAACAGCCATGTGCATCCTCATGGAGTTCCCCTGAGAGAGCCCTTTGGGGTTCCCTTCCATCTGGACCCGTCTTACTGGGAGCAAGCCTACCGCGGGCACACAGGTCGCATCTCCTACATCCCATTCCCTGGCTACATGGGCATCTATGACTATTCCTTTGAGCCTGCCTTCATCCGAAAGAGGAATGAGAGGGAAAGGCAGCGGGTGCGCTGCGTGAACGAGGGCTACACACGCCTGAGAGAGCACCTGCCCAAGGAATTTGCTGACAAGCGCCTCAGCAAAGTGGAGACCCTGAGAGCTGCAATAAGCTACATCAAACACCTGCAGAGCTTGCTGGACTGCCACCCCTTAGGGTCTAACAGTAAGGAAACGCTCTCTGCAAAGGAGCTCCCAGAAGCTCCCAGTCCTGGTCCCCTGCGGGAGTGCAACAGTGATGGAGAATCTAAAACCTCTTCAGCTTCATCCCCCTACAGTGAATTTGAGGAGACAGGCAGCTAG